TTCATTTAGGCTAAGAATAGTCAGCTGTCTTGAGAGCAGGACAGACAGGAGAATACCGGTCATGATGAAGGGGACAATCACCTTTAGCTGGTCCCAATTTGTTCCGGAGAGGCCTCCTGAGGTCCACATAGAAATACTCTTAGAGAGTTTAAAGTAAATGCCGACGCCCTCGGAGACAGCGTAGAGGAAGGCAGATACGGCTGCTCCAGCTAAGACAATACGGATTTGGGAGAAGCCGCCTTTTTGAATCATCCCAATTCCAAATACCATGATGGTGCCAACGGCCGTTCCTATAAAGCAGCCAATCATTAATCCAAAATAATTCACTGAAGGAATGACCACAAGGATGATTGCCATGGCAGCATTTGCTCCAGCTGTCAGTCCCAAAAGACCAGGGTCAGCCAGCGGGTTTCTCGTTAATCCTTGCATAATGGCTCCGGAAACCGCCAGCGCCGCACCGACAAAGATGGCCGCTATCTCCCTTGGAAGACGAATCTCCCGAAGCATGAGAGCGGTTTCTGTTTTCGCATTCGTGGTTAGAGCAAGCCATACGTCCTTGATAGATGTATCTGCAGAACCAAAGGCCATGGAAGCGATAAACATGCCAATGAAAACAAGCAAACTCATAATTATGATATAGACGAAAGGGATTCGATGTTTATTTTCTTTTATCATCTTACTCATCTTCTCTTTCCTAGAATAGGGAAGAGGGATTCTATATCATCCGAATCCCTCCAACGAAAATTATTCAGCTAGAAATGATTCTTTGAAGAAGGCCAAATGCTTTTCTAGTGTAACCGGATCACTGAAGGAGGCCCCGTTTCCTTCCATTTCATATACACGGCCATTCTTGACAGCAGGTATATTCTTATAGGTTTCGGTCTCCTGGAATGAAGTGTCCGCCTCTGCATATTTACTTAAGATGACATAATCTCCTGCATAATCAGGGATGACTTCTGTAGAAAGCGCATAATAGCCATCCTTTAAGG
The nucleotide sequence above comes from Pradoshia eiseniae. Encoded proteins:
- a CDS encoding FecCD family ABC transporter permease, which codes for MIKENKHRIPFVYIIIMSLLVFIGMFIASMAFGSADTSIKDVWLALTTNAKTETALMLREIRLPREIAAIFVGAALAVSGAIMQGLTRNPLADPGLLGLTAGANAAMAIILVVIPSVNYFGLMIGCFIGTAVGTIMVFGIGMIQKGGFSQIRIVLAGAAVSAFLYAVSEGVGIYFKLSKSISMWTSGGLSGTNWDQLKVIVPFIMTGILLSVLLSRQLTILSLNEDVAVGLGQKTTQIKGILYIVIILLAGASVALVGNMTFIGLMVPHIVRAIVGTDYRFIIPMSAIAGSVFMLLADTIGRTINAPYETPVAAIVAVIGLPFFLTIVRKGGKVFS